From Acidovorax sp. 1608163:
GTTGTGCACCGCCGTTTTGTCCTGCAGCAGCGCGCTGCCCAGCAGGCTCTTGAGCGAACGCATCAAGCGCCCCTCCGTGCCCTCTAGGTACTGCGCAATCGCATCGCGTCCAAAGTGCGTGCGCTGCTCCTCGGTGTTGAAAAACAAGGCCGTGGGCAAGGTGCGCGCATCGCCTTCGAGCGAAATCATGCGCGCGGGGCCGCTGCCTTGGCGTACCGACATGGCCGAGTTGGAGGTACCAAAGTCGATACCGAGCGTGACATCCTGCAGGAGAGCCATCTTGAACCGTTGCTGTAGCAGGGCAAGGCGCGCAAGGCGCCGCCCAAGATAGAGAGAAAGCCAACGCACCCAACGCCCGGGCCACGCGGACGCCTCAATGGGCAAGACCAGCATCGACACCGAGGGGGACGGGACCACAAGCCTGCACCGCGGAGCACGGCCAGCCGGCCGCAAAGGCCTGTGTAATGTAAAAAGCCCCTGATCTTTTGGATCAAGGGCTTTTTGATTTGGTGGCTGGGACTCTACCGAAGGTTCACCGTAAACCGTTGTCGCAATTGATTTTTCGACTTTCACGGAACGGGAGTTGCCCCCAGAGTTGCCCCCAGCTATTTTTCATAAGCCCTTGTTGGGGAGGCGTGATTCTACATACAGGCTCGCGCTTGGACGGTCGGCAAACCCTTCAAAGCCTACAAACCCCACCATTCAGCCCTGGCGTGTGGAGGGCAAAACCGGGCCTCCGCCTTTTCACTTGCTCGCGCTTCGACGGTCGGTAAACCCTCCAAAGCCTACAAACCCCACCAACCCGCCCGGCCTGTAGGCCTCCAAACTTCCCCGCTGCTTTTTCACTGGCTCGCGTTTCGTCGGAAAAAAACCCTTCAAAACCCACCAAACCCTACCAAGCCCCACGGCCTGATGGCGCGGCGAAAGCGCATGGCGCATGCTTCAAGCACGGGGACGGCCGACGGAATACGGGGGCAGGCGTTGTTAATATGGCCGCAACCGGCCAGCAGCGGAAGTTCACATACGGGGCAGGGTTCGCCACAAACCAGTCATCCCAAATTCAAGGATGGAATATGCCGTCAGTATTAATTCGTCTTGATCCCCGCCGCATGGAGAACCCAGATACCGATCTTAGGTACGTCGTACCCTGTCGCTTGGCGGAGGTTTCGAGCGGAATTCTGACGGACAGCGGCTTCGACTACGAAGAGGGAACTGATGCAATGCTCATTTACATGTCCACCGACAACCTAGACATAGCACTCCCATTCGTGATCGAACTCCTAGAGAAAGAAATGATCTACGAAAACCGGCTGGCCGATTCGGCCAAAGTGGGGACTTCCCAGCTCGATGAGACGGAGTGTATTGCCGATTTCTCGGTCGTCTACCCAAGCGCCGAAGCCGGCGCACGTATGGGTTGAGGCCACAGTCGGCCAGCAGCCGACATTCGAAGTGAACAAGAAAATTTATGCCTGAAATCTATGTCAGCACGGATGTGGAGTCCGATGGGCCAATACCCGGACCCAATTCAATGCTCAGTTTTGCTTCAGCGGCTTACACTGCAGATAAGCAACTCCTTTCCACATTCAGCGCAAATCTTGAGACATTGCCCGATGCCATCCCTGACGCAAAGACAGCGGAATGGTGGTCAACGCAACCTGAAGCTTGGGCTGCATGTAGGTCTAACCTCTTGTCTCCGACAGTTGCCATGCGGGCCTACGTCAAATGGATAGAAACACTGCCAGGAAAGCCAGTGTTCGTTGCATATCCAGCCGGCTTTGATTTCCTTTTCGTTTACTGGTATCTCATGCACTTTGCAGGGGAGAGCCCGTTCAGTCACTCTGCCCTTGATGTGAAGTCATTCGCGATGGCCATGCTGAAAAGTGAGTACCGCAACAGTAGCAAGCGGAATATGCCAAAGCATTGGTTCGATGACCTTCCACACACTCATGTTGCGCTTGACGACGCAATCGAACAGGGCGCGATGTTCTGCAATATGCTCGCTGAGAACAACCGCAGGTAGGTGATCGGTCAAAAGTCATTGATCGGCCAGAAGCAGACATTCATGCGAGTAATACGTGCCGCCCATACTTCAACAGCTCATCGAAGCTCAGCCTGGACAAGTACATCGTGACAACCCAGCAAGGGTTGACGTTGAGCTTGCGGCTTTGGGAGTCGGAGCAGATGGACAGTTTGCTGAGTTCTTCCGCCGCTACCGCGTTACTCTGTTCCGTAGCGTCGTCTCGGATGAACAACTGTGCGACATCGCGGACCCGTCGCCAGAGATAGCCTTGGGAACGCGGTTTGTCCAAGAGGTTTGGGAACTGCCTCAGAACTTCATCTGTTTGACCTCTGTGCAAGGAGAGGGCGCATACCTGTACGACGTTTCTACTGAGGCGGTCTGGGATTTCAGTTTGGCAGACCGGGACGACTTCGTCAGTGGGAAAGGGACCCCCGCCTGGGCATCTTTCTACGACTTTCTTACGTGGTATTTGGAAGTAAGCCCAGTCTCGGAGTAGGTCCGCTACGGTCCCTCGCTGCGGGGCTGAATCCGGCCAGCAGCAGCCTCTGAAGGTGTGCTGCTCCAGGTTCCCCCCTTGGGGCGTTTGGCAGATCGCCGCATGGGCTAGGGATTGGGTTCTACGCGCCAGCGGAACTCGGACGCGAAGTCGCTGAAACACTGGTCGCAAATCCATCTGTACCGGTCGGACGTTGAATAGCCCTCTGACAAAGTGCCCACTTCACCGTTTACGGAGAATTTGACACCGCAAAATTCGCAGTGATCGTGGTCGTTTTGGATAGTTGAAGGCGCGTAACCGCACCGTGAAAGCACGGCTTCCTTGAGGTACAACTCTTGATTGGTGAGCCGCCAGTCTTGTGGAGTGGCCATTTGCGGATTTCCTTTCTTGGCGTTGTAGCCTCGTGAATGTTTAGCGCCTAGGCAGCTAACGGAGACATTAACTATGGGTAGAACTTGCGGGTCAACACTGCATCGCCACGACCTACTCGCCAGCGAGATAGCTGGGTGCTACTACTGCCTGGAAAGTTATGCTCCACGCGCTATCAAGGACTGGTGTGATGGGGACAATCAAGGCCAGACAGCCCTTGGCCCAAAATGTGGCATTGATGCAGTAGTCGGGTTCAATGGGCCGCCAGATGATGCGTGGCTCAAAGCTGCACGCGCACGTGCATTCGGGGCGGACTGAGCGGCAGCTATGGGCCCGAAGCAGCCGGTGGACCAAATTACCCCAAAGCTGCCGTTGATTCACTAGCCGCTAGCCGGCTGTCCAAACCGCGCTGGTTAAGCCTCCGGTGCCTGCTCATTTGCAAGCTATAGTTTGCTGAGTTGATGCTTGCCGGGTTTGTCAAAAAATTTAAGCCTGTGCTTTTGAACAGAGCACTGACCGCAAGCCCAGCCTGCATGCTATTTTCAACAGTCGTCATTGTTCAGAATATCCCGCCTGCTCCAGTTTATCCTGCAGGTTTTGCGGTCTAAATTACGTAAGACGCCATGACACCAGAGTTCTCCGCGAAGTTGAGCCAGAAACTCCAGGCGTTCCGTCAGTTCGTTGCGGAAGATCCGTTCACGACCTGCAGGCTTGTTCATTACATCGGCGTAGGCAAACCCAATTCAATTGGCGTCCCAACCCACGAAGTAGAGCAACAAATCTCAGGTTGCCTCGCAGAAGGCTTCCTTGTTGATTGGCATGTCACAGAAGGTCGCCTCTATCTTTGTATCCAAGAACCTGGCTGCCCAATTCCACCGTGGAAAAAGGTCATCGCAGAAGAAGCACTTGTCGATGTAGACGCACTTCTTAGAGAAGCGGGCTTCAGCGATGGCGCCTAACCCTTCTATCGAAGGACTCGCCTCGACAAGCCGAGTCGAGTCGAGTCGAGTCGAGTCGAGTCGAGTCGAGTCGAGCATCTCATATCAAACGTTAGTCCCCGTTCTGGATATCCCAAATGACCGCGACAGAAAAGCTTCGTCTAATCCTGAGTCCTACGGTAATGGAGTCTGGCCTGCTGATAAAGAATATGACGTTCATTCCAGAACTCGGCGCAACGGCGGAGAGCATCGCCGAGCTAGAAGCAACTCTCCCTAGGCCCCTACTTCCCGAGCATCGTGAGCTCCTAACGACATGGAATGGCCTCAGTCTCGACGTAGTGAAGATCTTGGCAGCAACAGATAACCAAGAGCGCATTCAATCCATCTCATCTGCTCAGGACTGGGTTCCTGCAGAGAACGGCAACGTTGCTTTCGCTATAGACCCCAGCGGGTTCCTCTATTTCCAGAGCACAAACGGCCAAGTTTGGTCATCTGACCACGACGGAGGAGAGATCACGCTGCTAGCCTCCAGCATCAATGAGTTTGTGAGCGATTACCTGTTCGGCGCTCAAGCAGATCGATTCATGGGGGAGGCATGGCTAGCAAAGCTTCAACAACTGGGACTTTGCAATGAAGGGCCTAACAATTCATTCAAGCCGAACCCGCTTCGCGGGTCGGCTTAATTCAGGTGTTGAACGGCCGCTTTCATTTGCGGTGGCCTTGTCGAGCTGGACCGCAAGGCGCTGCACCTGGGCCACGCTCTCGCGCTCTTGCGGCGTTGCGGGCACAACCGCGCGCAGCGCCTGCAGCTCGCGCTGGCGCTTGAGCCGGTGCTTGCGCTGCCGCTCGGCATCCGTCATCGGGGTTGGTTTGCTAGTGGCCATCGTCAGTACGGCAACGCGCAGAACCGGTGGCAGCGCTGCAGCACATCCTTATGCGGCGTGTACCACTCGGGCACGCCCGGCAAGCGCCCCTGAGCAGCCATCGCGCAATTGCCCTTGCGCTGCAGGTGGTAGCAGTCGCGGCAGCGGTGGCGGTCGTCTTCCAGCACATCCACGGCCGGGGCTGACAGCAGCGCCAGCAGACCGGGTTTGTGCGCCTTGATGGCCTCGCTGGTGGCTTCATCCAGCCACACGGCGGGCCACACCTGCAGGTTGCCTTCGGCCGTGGCAGACAGATGCAGGCCCTTGTGGCGCAGGCGTTCCAGCAATCGGGCAGCGGTTTGGTTGTCGCTCATGCCCTGCCCTCAGAACGTGGCCACATCGTCGGCCGCAGGCATGGCCATAGCGTCGGCCGAAGGCATCGGCCGCAGCGCCGCCGATTGGTGCACCGCCCAGTGCAGCAACCCTGCCCGGTGCCCGATGCGCACAAACCGCTTTCCATCCACGATGCGCCCCTGCATGCGCTCGATCCAGCGGCCCAGCATGCGCGAATTGATCTTGCCCGCCTGCCCTGCAATGTCATCCATGGCCATGGCCAGCAGCGCATCGGTATCGCTGCGCCGGATGGCCCCGCCAACGGTCGTTTGATCCGGCCCAAACGCTGCGAACCATGCTTCGACCAACGCGCGCAGCTTGGTGGTTTCCGGGTCTTGCTCGAAGGCGCGGGCGGCTGCTTCCATGGGGTCGGCCAGCACGGGCAGGCCCTGTGCTTCGGGCGTTCCTGCCAGGGTGGCCACCTGCTGCGCCAGCCAGCAGATGGGCTGGCGCACCAGATCGTCCCAATGCTCGAAGCTGGCCGTGCGCCCCTTGGCCATCTTGGGCCGCCCTGCAGTGATGTAGGCCCGAACAATCGTCAGCGCCGCCACCACGTAGGCGAGGCGGTCGGTCTGCACCATCTGCGCCGGATCAAACGAGAAGTCCCGCGTGTACGGTGTCTCGCTCTGCGCATCGATGCGCGCCGTGAGCACCCTTCGGCAGGTGTCCGACGTCATGCGCAGGTTGTTGCCCGTGGCGATGAACAGCGCGCGATTTGGCAAGGTGATGGTTTCGCTGCTGCCCAGCACCCGGTCGGCAAACGTGGGGGCCGTGAGGAAGGCATCGAGCGAGGCAGAGCCCAAGGGCTCGCGCACGTTGTCCCAAAGGACCACGCGCTGGCCTTCGCGCAGCACCGCAAACAGGCGCTTGCGCGTTTCCTCGTCGGTGTCGGCCGGGGGAAGAATCGAAGGCTCCGAGCCCATGGCCAGGATGCCGATGCAGCGCGCCAGCAAGGTCTTGCCGCTGCCTGCGGCCGGGGCGTCGAAGCCCACGCCGGGTGCAGTGGGAAGGCTCGCCCGCAGCGCGGCCGACAGCAGGCCGTGCAGGGCCACGCCGTTGGCCACCGCATCGACCAGAGGGAACAGGGCCAGGGGCGCCCACAGAAAGCGCAAGGCTGCCAGGGCGTCAGCCACGCTCGGCCGCACAGGCACGCGGGGCGGGTTCGGGTGTTCGCAGTAGAACAGCAGGCCCGATGCTTCGTCGTGGCCAGGGCGATCCAGAATGCTGCCGTCAATGCGCAGCGTAGGGGCGGTGACGACCGCCACCAGCTTTTTAAAGCCGCGCTCGCCATGCTTGGCCAGGATGGCGCGGGCGACCGACAGGGGCGCATCTTCCGGGCCTTCTTCGGGCGCTTCTTCGCCATCGGCTTTTCTGCGATGGCGCATCGAATAGAACTCACACACCCGGCCCATGTGGTCAGTCAGCCAGTCGGGTGTCACCGGCCGGGCCTTGCCGTCGCTCACATAGGCCACCGCGCCCTCGCCGTAGTCGAACAGCTCGCCCCTTTCCTGCAGTACCGCCAGGACGGCATCGGTCGTGGCCACGCGCATGCCGCGCCCCACCTGAATGCGGGCGCTCTGGCGCAGCAGCTCGAAGCGCATACCGCCGTGGCGGTGGGTGAACAGGTACGGGCGCTGGCCGCTCTTGAGGTTGACCACCGCCACGCGGGTGTCGGTGTCCGGGTCCAGCGGGTCTGCAAACTGGGCGTTGTGCCAGCGCTCCGGGAGGTCGAGGATTTCTCCGACAGATACCGGCTTGCCCTGCTCTGCCATCAATACGAAGTCACCCATCAGCACCCGCTGGGCGCTGGCCCGCTGCAGCACGTCGCGGGCCTTGTCCACGGGGATGCCCCGGCGCTTGGCCAGGGCCGGGGCGTGGGTGGCCACCCAGCGTTCGCGCTGGGCTGCGCACTGGCCTGCGAGCTGGGTGCGGGCCGCTTTCTTGAGCGCCTGGGCCTGCTTGTGCGTATCGGCATCGTGCGGAATCAGCGCGAGGTCAAACAGGGCCAGCGGGTCGCCAAAGATGCGCGGTGCAGCGTGCGGCCGCTGCAGGCTCTTGCCCAGGAGCGGCGGCGCGCAGAAGTCCAGGCGCTCGGGCTGCCAGACGCTGGCATCGATCAGGGTGCGTTCCAGCGCCTGCCCGGCGCGGCCTACGTCGAACCAGCCATGGCCAGCGGCCCAAAGAAGCTGCACCAGCGCCCTACCCGCCTCAGGAATGCGCGAAGCGTCGCGCACGGGGATATACAAACGATGCCGGGTCAGCGCCGACAGCTCGCGGCCGTCAGCAGTGCACACACCGGCCGAACAGCTCGGACGCCAGAGCATGGGGGCATCGGCCAGGGCCGGGCAGGCTTCTATCAAACGCTGGCGGAACACATCGGCCGACAGCTCGCCATCGGGTGCGCCGTCATGGTCGAGCATCAGCACGCCGGGGCCTACGGGGTAGGCGAAGTGGCGGCGCGTGCGGGAGATGGCGCCGGGGGTTTCTGCCACCTCACGCTCGGGCACGATGGGCACAGGCTTGCCCACGCTGCTATCGCATACGCCCCAGCTTGTGGCCTGCGCGGGGTCCAGCGATTCGAGCAACTGCGCCAGTTCCTCCAGGCCGTGCGCCACAGAGCGCACCGCGCTGCCGCGCATCATGTTGGCGGCGCTTTCCTTGTGCAGCGTGCCATCGGGGGCCAGGGTCAGCACCTTCGTGAGGCGGTCGGGAACAGTCGCTGTGAAGACGGTGAATTGCAGGGCGCCAGCGGGTGGCGCAGATGGGGTGGGTTTTGCAGCGTCCGATCTGGGTGCGCTGGCCTTCTTTGTAGCCATGGTGTGGTGTTTTCTAAAGCCGGGTGGCGGTGAATCGGGGGACGGTGTGGACGCCTGCGGCGTGGGCCATGTCGGCCACCATCGGGAAGGCCTGCAGGCCGCAGGCGCTGGCCTTGCGCGCCAGCTCGGCGGCGCTGCGCCATTGGTCGGGGTCGCGGGTGTCCACGAACACATGCAGGTGCCGCAGGCCACGGGGCCAGCGGGCATGCGCGAGCAGCGCGGCATCGGGCACGGCCCACACCGGCATGCGCGCGGCCTGGGCGATGCGAAGCGCGGTGGCGATGCCCACGGCCATGCCCATCACGCGGCTGGTGCTGTCTGCAGGGGCCAGCCGGGCGCACGCGCCCAGCGCGGGGCCTGCCTTGCCGGTCAGTTTGATGGGCGCAGGCACCGGGGCCAGCGATCCATCGGCCGCAAGGTAGATACGCTGCAGCGCGACGGCCTGGGGCACGGGCGCGCCCTGCAAGCCCTGCGGGTAGGTGTCCACTTCGAACAGCGCCAGCAGCGCCGGGAACTGGCCCAGGCACACCGGCTTGCGGTCGGCCTGCATGTGCCAGTAGTCGAGCGCGGGATGCAGGCGCAAAGCCGCTGGCGATGTACCGTGTGCCACGCCGCTGCGCGCGAGGTAGCGGCTGGCCGCATCACCCGCCGCCACCGGCCGCGCCTGCGCCCACAGGCTGGCGATGCGCGCCCGGTTCACTTCGTAGGCATGCCTTGCGCCTGCTGCGCTCATGCTGGCGAACCTTTGTGCAGTGGCGCTTCGGTCAGCGCTGCGTGCAGTGCATCCAGCATTTCATCCATCGCTG
This genomic window contains:
- a CDS encoding exonuclease, which codes for MPEIYVSTDVESDGPIPGPNSMLSFASAAYTADKQLLSTFSANLETLPDAIPDAKTAEWWSTQPEAWAACRSNLLSPTVAMRAYVKWIETLPGKPVFVAYPAGFDFLFVYWYLMHFAGESPFSHSALDVKSFAMAMLKSEYRNSSKRNMPKHWFDDLPHTHVALDDAIEQGAMFCNMLAENNRR
- a CDS encoding toprim domain-containing protein, whose amino-acid sequence is MSAAGARHAYEVNRARIASLWAQARPVAAGDAASRYLARSGVAHGTSPAALRLHPALDYWHMQADRKPVCLGQFPALLALFEVDTYPQGLQGAPVPQAVALQRIYLAADGSLAPVPAPIKLTGKAGPALGACARLAPADSTSRVMGMAVGIATALRIAQAARMPVWAVPDAALLAHARWPRGLRHLHVFVDTRDPDQWRSAAELARKASACGLQAFPMVADMAHAAGVHTVPRFTATRL
- a CDS encoding SMI1/KNR4 family protein, yielding MTATEKLRLILSPTVMESGLLIKNMTFIPELGATAESIAELEATLPRPLLPEHRELLTTWNGLSLDVVKILAATDNQERIQSISSAQDWVPAENGNVAFAIDPSGFLYFQSTNGQVWSSDHDGGEITLLASSINEFVSDYLFGAQADRFMGEAWLAKLQQLGLCNEGPNNSFKPNPLRGSA